The genomic window CGTCCGGCTGCGGCGGGCGGCCGAGCGGGTGGCCGCCAGCTACGGGCTCGAGGTGTTCGACGTGCAGGTGCGGCGCGAGTCGATCGGCACGGTGCTTCGGGTGGTGATCGATCGGCCGGATCCGGGTCGCGTCGAGACGATCGAGGAAAGCGTCGGGATCGAGGACTGTCAGCGCGTCAGCCGCGACCTGAGTGCGCTGCTCGACGTCGAAGACGAGTTCGGCGAGGCGGATCTCGCAGACGAGTACACACTGGAAGTTTCGTCGCCGGGGCTCGATCGACCGCTCCGGCACGAGGCGGACTACCGGCGCTTCGCCGGCCGGCTCGCCAAGATCGTGACCACGGAGCCGGTCGAGCGCCAGAGCGCGTTCGCGGGGCGGATTGCGGCGGTCGAGGGCGGCGCCGTGCTCCTGGACGAGGGACGAAAAACGCATCGGGTGCCGCTCGACAAGATCAAACGGGCGCACCTGGACGTGGAATTTTAGATGCCGGACACCGCAGAGCCGGCGAGAGACCGTGTCGGCCGGACCTTCAGGGCCGGCGAAGAGAACGAAGATGCAGAATCCACTGTTGCAGCAGATCGACGCCATTGCGAAGGAAAAGGGGGTCGAACCGGAGATCATCATCGGCGCGATCCAGGATGCCATCGAGGCGGCCGCGCGTAAGCGCTACAAGAACGAGACGCTGCGGGCCCGTTTCAACGCCGAGACCGGTCAGCTCGAGCTCTGCGCCGTCAAGCGCATTGTCGAAGAAGTGACTGATCCGCCCAACCAGATCTCCCTGGTCGAAGCGCAGCAGCTCTACGGCGACGAGGCCGAAGTGGACATGGAGATCGAATTTCCGCGCCCGACCGAGGACCTCGGCCGCATTGCCGCGCAGACGGCCAAGCAGGTGATCTTCCAGAAGGTGCGCGAAGCGGAGCGCGAGAACGTCTACGCCGAGTACAGCACCCGCGTCGGCGAGGTGGTCAGCGGGGTGGTCAAGCGCTTCGAGAACGGCGACATCATCATGGAGCTCGGCCGCATCGAGGCGCAGCTGCCGCGCAAGGAGCAGTCGCGCGCCGAGAACTATGCGGTCGGCGACCGCGTGCGCGCCGTCATCCGCGGCGTGAACCGCAGCGCCAAGGGTCCGCAAATCGTGCTGTCGCGCACCGATCCGGCGCTGCTCATCAAGCTCTTCGAGCAGGAAGTGCCGGAGATCTACGACGGCACGGTGGTGATCCGCGGCGCCGTACGGGAGTCCGGCGACCGCGCCAAGGTCGCGGTCTACTCACGCGAGCGCGACGTCGACCCGGTCGGCGCCTGCGTCGGCATGAAGGGCACGCGCGTACAGTCGATCATCCGCGAGCTGCGCGGCGAAAAGATCGACATCGTCGAGTGGTCCGACGACGCGGTCCAGTTCGTGACGCAGGCGATCAGCCCGGCCAAGGTCCAGCGCGTGTCGATCGTCAACGACGAAGACCGCGTCATGGAGGTCGTCGTCGAAGACAAGCAGCTGTCGCTGGCGATCGGCAAGAAGGGGCAGAACGTCCGGCTGGCGGCGAAGCTGACCGGCTGGAAGATCGACATCAAGAGCGAAGAAGAAAAGCGCAAGGAAGTGGAAGCGCAGTTCGGCGCGCTTGAAATCGGAGGCGGCCTCGACGCGGCGTCCGCCGAAGCCGGATCCGAGGAGGTAGCGCCCGAGGGCGCGGCGTCGGAGGAAACGGCGGCGGTAGAAACGGCGCCGGAGGAAGCGGCGGCAGAAGCGGCGCCCGAGGAAGCGGCGGCGGATGAGACGCCGGCCGCCGCACAGGAGCCGGCGAAGGCGGAGTGACGATAACTCCCGATTCTCCACGACCGACTCCCACATACGGGAGTTGACTGGAAGTTGGGAATTGGTAGGTGGGAGTTTTCTTTTTGGCAACTGTTCGCATTTATAAGGTCGCGGAGCTCCTCAACCTCTCGAGCCAGGACGTGATGACGCTCCTGAAAAAGGAGCACGGCATCGAGGTGAAGAGCGCATCGAGCACGATCGAAGAGGTCGTGGCGCGGGAGTTCGTCACCAAGCAGGCGCGGCAGCGGGGCCTGAAGGTGCCCTCGAACGCGTCGTATGCCGACACGCCTGGCGCCGCCCGTCCGGCGTTCAAGAAGCCTGGCGGCAAGACAGCGGAACCGCCAAAGGCGGCAGCACCGGTGATGCCGGCGCCACGCCTGGTGAAGACCGCCAAGCCGGCCGCGCCGCCCGCCGAATTCGAGGCCCTGGCGTCGTCCGCGCCCGCAGCAGAGCCCCTCGCGTACGAGGCGGCCGCCGCGCCGACGGCCGAAGTCGTCGCGCCGCCGCCGCCGCCCGTTGCCGCGCCGACACCGGAACCGCCGGCCGCCGCGACAGCCGCGGCCGCGCCGGTTGCCGAACCAGCGCCCGCCGCGCCGGTGGTCGCGCCCACGCCGGTCGAACCGGCGCCAAGCGAAGTGGCGCCGCGGGCCGTCGAAGCGCCAGTTGCAGCGCCTGCGGCCGCCGCGCCGACGCCGGTCGCCGCACGGCCTCCCGTCGCGCCAGCGGGCCGCATCGTGCCGCCGACGCTGCGACTGCGGGTGGAAGATCCCAAGACCGGTGTCGCGCCGCCGGCGCCGCCGCGGCGTCCATTGCTCGTTCGTCCGCCGCAGCCGACCACACCGCCGCCGGCCGCAACCGGCAACCTCTCGAAGGGGACGCCGGGACAACAGCGTCCGGGCGGTCCCGGCGCGCTGCGCCCCGGCGGTCCGCCGCGTCCCGGAGCGTTCCCGCGCCCGCAGGGGCCGATGGGCGGCCCGCGGCCGCTGCCGTCGCAGCCGGTCAGGCCCTCGCAACCGGGCGGACTCCGTCCGCCGGTCCCCGGCTATCGTCCGCCGCCGCCGCGCCCGTCGGCGCCGCGGTCGGGCGGGCCTCGCCGCGATCCGCGGCCGCAGGCGCCGATGATGACCAGCACGCCGCCACCGCCCGTGACGCGTACGATCACGCTGGCCGAGGGGATGACCGTCTCCGACCTCGCAGCGAAGCTCGACGTCAAGGCGAAGGACGTGCTGAAGAAGTTGATGGAAAAGGGTCGCATGATGACCATCAACAGCACGGTCGACAACGACACCGCTTCGGCGATCGCGCGCGAGTTCGGCGCCGACGTCAAGATGCAGTCGTTCGAGGAGGAGCTGCTGCAGGTCGAGGCCGAAGACAGCAAGCCCGAAGATCTGGTCACGCGCGCGCCCGTCGTCACCGTGATGGGCCACGTCGACCACGGCAAGACGACGCTGCTCGACGCGATCCGCGAGACCCGCGTCGCCGAGCGCGAAGCCGGCGGCATTACGCAGCACATCGGCGCCTATGCGGTGAACGTCGGCGACCGGAACGTGGTGTTCCTCGACACGCCGGGTCACGAAGCGTTCACGATGATGCGCGCCCGCGGCGCGCGCGTCACCGACGTCGTCATCCTGGTCGTCGCCGCCGACGACGGCGTCATGCCGCAGACGCGTGAAGCGATCGATCACGCCAAGGCGGCCGGCGTGCCGATCCTCGTCGCCATCAACAAGATCGACAAGGCCAACGCCAATCCCGATCGCGTCAAGAAGGAGCTGTCGGATCTCGGCCTGGTGCCGGAAGACTGGGGCGGCTCCACCGTCACCGTCCAGGTCTCGGCGAAAAAGCGCGAGAACATCCCGGCGCTCCTCGAGATGATCCTGCTGGTCACCGAGTTGAGCGAGCTCAAGGCCAACCCGAAGCGCAACGCGTCGGGCACTGTGCTGGAGGCGAAACTCGACAAGGGACGCGGGCCGGTCGCGACCGTCCTCGTCCAGGACGGGACGCTGCGGGTCGGCGACATGATCATCGCCGGCACCATCGTCGGCAAGATCCGCGCGCTCATCGACGACCGCGGCAAGCCGATCAAGCTGGCGCCGCCGGCGACACCGGTGGAAGTCCTCGGTCTCGGCGGCCTGCCATCGCCGGGTGACACGTTCCAGGCGCTCGAAGACGCGGCCAAGGCGCGGCAGATCGCGCAGTACCGCCAGATGCAGGCGAAGGACAAGGCGCTCGGCGCCAAGGGCGCCCGCCTGACGCTCGAGTCGCTGCAGCAGCAGATTGCCGAAGGCGGCATGAAGGAGCTGCCGATCATCATCAAGGCCGACGTCCAGGGTTCGTCGGAAGTGCTCGCCGACACCCTCACCAAACTGAGCGACGACCGCGTCAAGATGCGGATCATCCACAGCGGCGTCGGCGCGATCAACGAGTCGGACGTGCTGCTCGCCGCCGCCTCCGGCGCCATCGTCATCGGCTTCAACGTGCGGCCCGATCGCAACGCCGCCGACGTCGCCGACCGCGAGAAGGTCGACATCCGCCTCCACTCGGTCATCTACGCCGTCACCGACGAGATGAAGAAGGCGATGACCGGGCTGCTCGAGCCGACGCTGAAGGAAGTGCGGATCGGCGCCGCCCAGGTACGCGAGACCTTCAAGGTGCCGAAGTTCGGCACGATCGCCGGCTGCATGGTCACCGACGGCACCATCAAGCGCTCCGGCGACACCAGCGCACGGCTGCTGCGCGACAATGTGGTCATCTACGAAGGCAAGATCGGTTCGCTGCGCCGTTTCAAGGACGACGTCTCGGAGGTCAAGGCCGGCTTCGAGTGCGGCATCGGCTTCGAGAAGTACAACGACATCAAGACCGGCGACGTCATCGAAGCGTTCGTGGTGGAGCGGGTAGCGGCGACGGCGTAGCCGGCCGACGCCCCGTAACCAACAGCCCGAATCCCATGCTTGACCCATCGCACGCCGGGCTCTCAAGCGTGAAGGATGGGAGTTGGACATTGGTGGTTGGGAATTGACGTGAGCGCCAATCGACCCGATCGGGTCGCAGAAGCCATACGGATCGAGCTGTCGGAGCTGCTCGCCCGGGAGGTCCACGATCCGGGCATCGGGTTCATCACGCTGACCCGCGTCTCGATGACCCCGGATCTGCAGCTGGCGCGCGTTCACTACACGTCGCTGGGAGACGAGAAGGCGCAGCGGGACACCGCCCGAGCGCTCGAGCGCGCCGCCCCCTTCCTCAGGCGGCAGCTCGGCGGGCGGATCCGTCTCCGCCGCGTCCCCGAGCTGACGTTCCACTACGATCGGTCGATCGCACACACCGATCGCGTCGAGCAGATCCTGCGGGACCTCAAGACGGAGGCCCAGTCGCGAAGCGAGGGAGCGACCGGGCCGGAAGAGCAGAGCGGGGCGGGGACACCCGAGTCCGCAGGTGGGTCCGACGGGTCGAAGCCCCCCGGTAAAGAATGAACACTCCGAAGACGGCAATCGCCGAGGCGATTCACGCCCGCACCCGTTTCCTGATCACCTCGCACGCCAAACCCGACGGCGATTCCATCGGCTCGCAGCTGGCGATGGCCTACGCGCTCGAGGTGCTCGGCAAGGACGTCCGGATCGTCAACGCCGATCCGGCGCCCCAGCACTACATGGAATTCCCGGGCCTGGAGCGGATCGAGGTGTCGCGCACCTTCCAGGAACGTTCCGGGCGCCGCGAGGACGAAGCCTTGATCGTCATGGAGTCGAGCGACTTGAATCGCACCGGCGTCGCCGGACTCGAGGGCCGCTTCACGGTCAACATCGATCACCACCAGGGCAACAGGCTCTACGGCGATCTCAACTGGATCGATGAGTCGTCAGCCGCCTGCGGCGAGATGGTGTTCGCGCTGATCGAGGCGCTCGGCGTACCGTTGACCATCGAGATCGCGACCCACGTCTATCTGGCGGTGCTCACCGACACCGGGTCGTTTCACTACGCCAACATCACCCCGACGACCTTCGACATCTGCCGCCGGTGCACCGAGGCCGGGGTCAACCCCGCGGCAATGGCGAGGCGGATCTTCGATCAGAACAGCATCGGCAAGCTGAAGCTGATCGGCGCATTGCTCGCCGCGATGGATCTGCTCGACGGTGGACAGCTCGCGGCGATGTACCTCAACGACGACATCCTCAACGCGACCGGGACCACCTATAACGACACCGAAGGGCTGATCAACCTGCCGCTGACGTCCCGGGAGACCCGCGCGGTGGTGTTCTTCAAGGTGGGCGCCGACGGCGACATCCACGTCAGCATGCGGTCGAAGTACGACGTCGACGTCCGCGAGGTCGCCGCCCGCCACGGCGGCGGCGGGCACAAGAACGCCGCAGGATTCAAGGTGCGAGGCCCATTGAGCGCGATTCGCGCGGGCGTCGTTCAGGAAGTGACGGAGGCCATCGCGCTGGGCGTCCAGCTGAGGCCGTAGGAAACCCGTCGGAGCGTGGACGTGCCCCCGAAACCGGAAGCGGCGGAGTCTGGCGCCTTGCTCGTCGACAAGCCGTCGGGCCCGACCTCTCATGACGTCGTCGCGGTGGTCCGCCGCACGCTCGGCATGTCACGGGTCGGGCATACGGGCACGCTCGATCCGCTGGCGACAGGCCTGCTCGTCATGCTGATCGGCCCGGCCACGCGGCTGGCCCGGTTTCTGGCGGCCGACGAGAAGGAGTACGTGGCCGACATCCGCCTGGGCGTGGCCACGCCCACCTACGACGCCGCGTCGCTGGCTGACGGCGTCCCCGACCCGATCGCCAATCGCCGATTCGCCGAAGACGATGTCATGGCGGTCATGGATCGATTCCGCGGCTCGTACCTCCAAGTGCCGCCCCCCTACTCGGCAAAGAAGGTCGCGGGGGTCGCGGCGTACGAGAAGGCGCGCCGGAATCAACCCGTCGATCTCAAGCCCGTGCGGGTGACGGTACAGGCGCTCGACGTCCTCAGTCCACCGGTCATCGCCAATAAGCCATCGTCGATCGGGCATCGCGACCTTCTCCGCCTGCGGGTCGCCGCCAGTGCCGGGTTCTACGTGCGTTCGCTGGCGCATGAGGTGGGACAGGCGCTCGGTTGCGGTGCGCACCTGGAGCAACTGCGGCGAACGCGCGTTGGCCGGTTCTCGATCGACAACGCCCTGACGCTCGATCGACTGGCGGAGCACGCCTCGGCTGGGCTGATTCCCATGAACGAGCTTCTTGGGGAAATGCCCGCAATTGCTCTAACTGAAACGGGTGTCCGGCGGGTCGTCCATGGCAACCCGGTCGACCTCGAGTCTTCGGCGGGGGGCAACAGGGCCGCTGTCTCCCGGGGAACCGACGCGGTCCCCTGTTTTCTGCGGCTGCTCGACGAAGCTGGCGAGCTGCTGGCCGTGGCCGAAGCGCGGCCCGACGGGCTTTTGCATCCCGTCGTCGTCTTGAGGTAAAATACTGAACTGTCTAGGAATACGGCAACGGCGGCCCGGTGCGGGAGATTTCCTTCCGAGTGTTCTGGGCCGTGCGTGGAGGAACACTATTGTGTTGAGCAAGGACCGCAAGACCGAAGTCATTGTCACCTACGCGACCCACCAAGGCGACACCGGCTCCCCTGAAGTACAAGTAGCGCTCCTCAGCGAGCGCATCAGCTATTTAACCGACCATTTCAAGACCCACGCGAAGGATCATCACTCGCGCCGCGGCCTCCTGAAGCTGGTTGGACAGCGGCGCCGGCTGCTCGATTACCTCAAACGGAAGGATACGGACCGCTACGCGGACCTGATCAAGCGGCTCGGCATTCGCAAGTAACGCAGGCCCGCGGCCTGCCCCACGCGCACTCCCGGAAAAGCTGGCGCAGCTCACAGCAGAAAGACAGATCACATGTACACACGCGACATCTCCGTCGGCGGACGCACGATCTCGATCGAGACCGGCCGCCTCGCCAAACAGGCCGACGGCGCCGTGCTCGTCCGCTCGGGCGACACCGTCGTCCTCGTCACCGCCTGCGCGGCCGCCAACCCCCGCGAAGGCATCGACTTCCTCCCGCTGACCGTCGACTACAAGGAAAACACCTACGCCTCGGGACGCATCCCCGGCGGATTCTTCAAGCGTGAGGGAAAGCCGACCGAGAAGGAAGTTCTCACCAGCCGGCTGATCGACCGCCCCATCCGACCGCTGTTTCCCTCCGGCTGGCGTCACGAGACGCAGATCATCGCGCTGGTGGTGTCGGCCGACGGCGAGAGCGACTCGGATGTGCTGGCCATCACGGGCGCCTCCGCGGCGCTCGCTCTTTCGGGAATTCCCTTCACGCGGACGATTGCCGGCGTTCGCGTTGGCCTTGTCGACGGCCAGTTCGTCATCAACCCGACCTTCGAGCAGCGCCGCAACAGCCGCCTCGACCTCATCGTTGCGGGGACGAGTGACGGCATCGTGATGGTGGAAGCCGGCGCGAAGGAAGTCGGCGAAGAGGAGTTGGTCCAGGCCCTCGATACCGCCCACAAGGCCATCAAGGACCTCGTCGTCGGCATCGAGACGCTCGCCAAGCAGGCCGGCAAGACCAAGAAGACCCTCGCGGTCAAGGAGATCGATCCGGCGTTCAAGAAGGACGTGCACGGCCGGGCCTACGAGAAGCTCGCCGCCGCCATGCGGATCCACGACAAGCTCGAGAACTACGCGACGATCGACAAGGTGCTCGAAGGGCTGGTCGCCAGCTATCCCGAGGACGCGGCAGAGGCGCGCGGCCACGCCAAGTCGGTGTTCAAAGAGCTGAAGGAACAGGTCATGCGCGACGAGGCCCTTGAGCGCGGCAAGCGTCTCGACGGCCGCAAGTTCGACGAGATCCGTCCGATCACGATCGAAGTCGGCGCCCTGCCCCGCACCCACGGCTCGGCGGTCTTCACGCGTGGCGAGACGCAGGCGCTCGTCACCGCCACGCTCGGCACGGCCGACGACCAGCAGAAGATCGAGACGATGGACGGCGAAGTGTGGAAGCGGTTCATGCTCCACTACAACTTCCCGCCCTTCTCGGTGGGTGAGGTCGGACGGTTCACCGGACCCGGACGCCGCGAGATCGGCCACGGCGCGCTCGCCGAGCGCTCGCTCGTCAACATGCTGCCGGCTGAAGACACGTTCCCCTATACCGTCCGCATCGTCTCCGACATCCTCGAGTCGAACGGCTCGTCGTCGATGGCCTCGGTGTGCGGCGGATCGCTCGCGATGATGGACGCCGGCGTACCGCTCAAGGCGGCCGTCGCCGGCGTGGCGATGGGCCTGATCATGGACGAGCAGTCGGGGCGCTACGCGGTGCTGAGCGACATCGCCGGCGCCGAGGATCACTACGGCGACATGGACTTCAAGGTCGCCGGCACCCGCGATGGCATCACCGCCCTGCAGATGGACATCAAGGTCGGCGGCATCACGATGGAAGTGATGCGCAAGGCGCTGCAGCAGGCGAAGGACGGCCGGTTCTTCATCCTCGACAAGATGGAGGCCGCACTGAAGACGCCGCGATCGGACGTGTCGCGGCACGCGCCGCGCATCGTGACGATCAAGATTCCGGTCGACAAGATCCGCGACGTCATCGGCCCGGGGGGCAAGATGATCCGCAGCATCATCGAGCGCACCGGCGTGAAGATCGACGTCGAGGACAACGGCACGGTCAACGTCGCCAGCGCCGACGAAGCGTCGGCCGCCAAGGCGATCGGCATCATTCAGGAGCTGACCGCCACGCCGGAGCTGAACAAGAGCTACATGGGCAAGGTCCAGCGGATCACCGACTTTGGTGCATTCGTCGAGATCATGCCTGGGCTCGACGGGCTGCTCCATGTGTCCGAGATCGCACATCATCGGGTCAAGGACGTCCGCGACGAGATGAAGGAAGGGGATCAGGTGATGGTCAAGGTCATCAATATCGATCCTTCCGGAAAGATCCGGCTCAGCCGGAAGGCACTCCTCCCCGTGCCTGACCGGGACGCCAAGGAACCGGCGCAGAAACAGTAACTTACGGATGGGTCGAAGCCGTTTTCGGCTTCGACCCGTCTAAATGGGTTACAGGGGGTACCATGCGCACACGCCAGTGGATGGCGTTGGGGACGTTCACCGCGTCGGTCCTGCTTCTCGTCTCGATCGCCGCGAAGGGGGTCGATGCCCAGGATCAAGGACAGGTGCGCGAGTTCACCATCGTCGGAGATCAGTACGCGTTCAGCCCGGCCGTGCTCCAAGTGAACCGCAACGACGTCGTGAAGATCACCTTCTCGGCGCGCGACATCCCGCACAGCCTCACGATCGACGGTCCGTATCGCATCTCAAAGCGCGCCGGCGCCGGTCAGACCGTCACATTCGAATTCCGCGCCGACCAGCCCGGGCAATTCCCTTTCTATTGCAACCTCACACAGGACCCCAAGTGCAAAGAAATGAAGGGAAACCTGACCGTCCGCTAGAGCCATAAGCGAAATCGATAGCTTGAATCGATTCTTTTTATTTCCCTAATACCTGTAATCGCCCCACAATCGGGGCCATGGACCTCCGACAGCTGGAAATCGTCCGGGCCATTGCCGAAACCGGATCGTTCACGGCCGCGGGCGCACGACTGCACGTGTCGCAGTCGGCGATCAGCAGGCAGATCCTCCTTCTCGAAGAAGAGTTCCACGAGCGGCTGTTCGTGCGCCTTGGACGCCGCGTGCAGATCACCGCGGCCGGCGAAGCGCTGCTCCAGCTCTCCCACCGCGTCTTCAACGACATCCGCGACACCTCGGCGAGCATCACCGATCGCCAGAAGGTCCTGAGCGGCACCCTCAACATCGTCGGCGGCATGACGGTGTGCCTGTACGTGTTCCCACCGCTGCTGCGCGAATTCCGCAAGCATCATCCGCAGGTCGAGATCAAGGTGGCGACGGGTGGCACGCAGCGGCTGATGCGCCGGGTGCGTAACGGCCAGGCTGATCTGGCGCTGCTGACACTGCCGGTCGACGACCCGGCGTTGACGAGCGTGCCGGTCATCCGCGAAGAGCTGATGCTGGTGATGCCGGCGAATCACCCGCTCGCGAACAAGGATTCGGTCGGCGTCGAGGCGCTGGTCGGGCAGCCGTTCATAATCTTCGAGCAGGGCTCGAACACCCGTCGGACGCTCGACGAGTTCTTTGTCCGCGAGCAGATCAAGCCGAAGATCGTCACCGAGACCGAGAACGTCGAGATCATCAAGTCGATGGTCGCGGCCGGGCTGGGCGTGGCGATCGTCCCGCTGCAATCGGTCGAACGCGAGACGCGCGGCGGCTCGCTCAAGGTCGCGCGCATCCGCGCCCAGCACCTGGTCCGCGAAACGGGCTGGGTCTACCGTTCGAACGAACGCGTCCCGCGGGTGGTGCAGGAGATGATGGCGACGCTGACGCGGATCGCGCCGCAGCTGCAGATCACGATCGACAAGGCGTCATGACCGTCGGCGCGCGAGCGGCCGCGGCCCCGCGATGAGACTGACCGAGCGGGAGATCGACAAGCTCCTCGTCTTCACCGCCGCCGACGTAGCGCGGCGCCGCCGGGCGCGCGGCTTGAAGCTGAATCATCCAGAGGCGATCGCGCTCATCACGGCGGAAGTGCTCGAAGGCATCCGCGACGGCCGCAGCGTCGCGGACCTGATGTCCTACGGCGCGCAGATCCTGACGCGCGACGACGTCATGGAGGGCGTGCCCGAGATGGTCCGGGACATCCAGGTCGAAGGGACATTTCCCGACGGCACCAAGCTGGTGACCGTTCACGATCCCATTCGCTAGGCGGCGATCCGGTGGTTCCAGGCGAGTATCTGATCGGTGACGGCGAGATCGAGCTCAACGCGGGCCGGCCGCCGCTGCGCGTCCGGGTCGAGAACACCGGCGACCGGCCGATCCAGGTCGGTTCGCACACGCACTTCCACGAGGTGAACGCGGCACTGCGCTTCGATCGCGACGCCGCCTACGGACGGCGGCTCGACATCGCGGCCGGCACCTCGCTTCGCTTCGAGCCCGGCGAAGCCCGCGACGTCGTGCTGATTCCACTCGCCGGCCGGCGGGTCGCGCGCGGCATGCGCGGGATCGTGAACGGGCCATTGCGATGAAGATCCGCCGCGACGCCTACGCCAGCCTCTATGGACCGACCGCCGGCGACCGCCTCCGGCTGGCCGACACGAACCTGATCATGCGCGTCGAGCGCGATGCCGCCAGCGTGGCCTACGGCGAAGAGGTCACGTTCGGCGGCGGCAAGGTGATCAGGGACGGACAGGGGCAGTCGCAGACCACACGCGCCGACGGCGCCCCCGATCTGGTCATTACGAACGCCGTCGTGCTCGATCACTGGGGCATCGTCAAGGCCGACGTCGGCGTCCGCGACGGGCGCATCTGCGCGATCGGCAAGGCCGGCAATCCCGACGTCCAGGACGGCATCACGCCGGGGCTGGCGATCGGACCGGGAACCGAGATCATCTCCGGCGAGCACCGTATCCTCACCGCCGGCGGCATCGACGCGCACGTTCATTTCATCAGTCCACAGCAGACGTGGGAGGCGCTCTACAGCGGCATCACCACGATGATCGGCGGCGGCACCGGTCCGGCGGAGGGTACGCGCGCCACCACCTGCTCGCCAGGCGAGTGGAACATCCACCGGATGATCGAGGCGACCGAATCGCTGCCGATGAACGTCGGCTTCCTCGGCAAGGGGAACGCGTCGGATCCGGCGGCGCTCGCCGAGCAGGTGCGTGCCGGCGCGATGGGCCTGAAGCTGCACGAGGACTGGGGAACGACGCCGGCGACAATCGACGCGGCGCTGTCGGTCGCCGACGAGTTCGACGTCCAGGTCGCGATCCACACCGACACGCTGAACGAGTCGGGCTTCGTCGAGGACACGAT from Vicinamibacterales bacterium includes these protein-coding regions:
- the rimP gene encoding ribosome maturation factor RimP; amino-acid sequence: MCFRGAFTPKAEEIVRLRRAAERVAASYGLEVFDVQVRRESIGTVLRVVIDRPDPGRVETIEESVGIEDCQRVSRDLSALLDVEDEFGEADLADEYTLEVSSPGLDRPLRHEADYRRFAGRLAKIVTTEPVERQSAFAGRIAAVEGGAVLLDEGRKTHRVPLDKIKRAHLDVEF
- the nusA gene encoding transcription termination factor NusA is translated as MQNPLLQQIDAIAKEKGVEPEIIIGAIQDAIEAAARKRYKNETLRARFNAETGQLELCAVKRIVEEVTDPPNQISLVEAQQLYGDEAEVDMEIEFPRPTEDLGRIAAQTAKQVIFQKVREAERENVYAEYSTRVGEVVSGVVKRFENGDIIMELGRIEAQLPRKEQSRAENYAVGDRVRAVIRGVNRSAKGPQIVLSRTDPALLIKLFEQEVPEIYDGTVVIRGAVRESGDRAKVAVYSRERDVDPVGACVGMKGTRVQSIIRELRGEKIDIVEWSDDAVQFVTQAISPAKVQRVSIVNDEDRVMEVVVEDKQLSLAIGKKGQNVRLAAKLTGWKIDIKSEEEKRKEVEAQFGALEIGGGLDAASAEAGSEEVAPEGAASEETAAVETAPEEAAAEAAPEEAAADETPAAAQEPAKAE
- the infB gene encoding translation initiation factor IF-2, coding for MATVRIYKVAELLNLSSQDVMTLLKKEHGIEVKSASSTIEEVVAREFVTKQARQRGLKVPSNASYADTPGAARPAFKKPGGKTAEPPKAAAPVMPAPRLVKTAKPAAPPAEFEALASSAPAAEPLAYEAAAAPTAEVVAPPPPPVAAPTPEPPAAATAAAAPVAEPAPAAPVVAPTPVEPAPSEVAPRAVEAPVAAPAAAAPTPVAARPPVAPAGRIVPPTLRLRVEDPKTGVAPPAPPRRPLLVRPPQPTTPPPAATGNLSKGTPGQQRPGGPGALRPGGPPRPGAFPRPQGPMGGPRPLPSQPVRPSQPGGLRPPVPGYRPPPPRPSAPRSGGPRRDPRPQAPMMTSTPPPPVTRTITLAEGMTVSDLAAKLDVKAKDVLKKLMEKGRMMTINSTVDNDTASAIAREFGADVKMQSFEEELLQVEAEDSKPEDLVTRAPVVTVMGHVDHGKTTLLDAIRETRVAEREAGGITQHIGAYAVNVGDRNVVFLDTPGHEAFTMMRARGARVTDVVILVVAADDGVMPQTREAIDHAKAAGVPILVAINKIDKANANPDRVKKELSDLGLVPEDWGGSTVTVQVSAKKRENIPALLEMILLVTELSELKANPKRNASGTVLEAKLDKGRGPVATVLVQDGTLRVGDMIIAGTIVGKIRALIDDRGKPIKLAPPATPVEVLGLGGLPSPGDTFQALEDAAKARQIAQYRQMQAKDKALGAKGARLTLESLQQQIAEGGMKELPIIIKADVQGSSEVLADTLTKLSDDRVKMRIIHSGVGAINESDVLLAAASGAIVIGFNVRPDRNAADVADREKVDIRLHSVIYAVTDEMKKAMTGLLEPTLKEVRIGAAQVRETFKVPKFGTIAGCMVTDGTIKRSGDTSARLLRDNVVIYEGKIGSLRRFKDDVSEVKAGFECGIGFEKYNDIKTGDVIEAFVVERVAATA
- the rbfA gene encoding 30S ribosome-binding factor RbfA codes for the protein MSANRPDRVAEAIRIELSELLAREVHDPGIGFITLTRVSMTPDLQLARVHYTSLGDEKAQRDTARALERAAPFLRRQLGGRIRLRRVPELTFHYDRSIAHTDRVEQILRDLKTEAQSRSEGATGPEEQSGAGTPESAGGSDGSKPPGKE
- a CDS encoding bifunctional oligoribonuclease/PAP phosphatase NrnA, with amino-acid sequence MNTPKTAIAEAIHARTRFLITSHAKPDGDSIGSQLAMAYALEVLGKDVRIVNADPAPQHYMEFPGLERIEVSRTFQERSGRREDEALIVMESSDLNRTGVAGLEGRFTVNIDHHQGNRLYGDLNWIDESSAACGEMVFALIEALGVPLTIEIATHVYLAVLTDTGSFHYANITPTTFDICRRCTEAGVNPAAMARRIFDQNSIGKLKLIGALLAAMDLLDGGQLAAMYLNDDILNATGTTYNDTEGLINLPLTSRETRAVVFFKVGADGDIHVSMRSKYDVDVREVAARHGGGGHKNAAGFKVRGPLSAIRAGVVQEVTEAIALGVQLRP
- the truB gene encoding tRNA pseudouridine(55) synthase TruB; protein product: MLVDKPSGPTSHDVVAVVRRTLGMSRVGHTGTLDPLATGLLVMLIGPATRLARFLAADEKEYVADIRLGVATPTYDAASLADGVPDPIANRRFAEDDVMAVMDRFRGSYLQVPPPYSAKKVAGVAAYEKARRNQPVDLKPVRVTVQALDVLSPPVIANKPSSIGHRDLLRLRVAASAGFYVRSLAHEVGQALGCGAHLEQLRRTRVGRFSIDNALTLDRLAEHASAGLIPMNELLGEMPAIALTETGVRRVVHGNPVDLESSAGGNRAAVSRGTDAVPCFLRLLDEAGELLAVAEARPDGLLHPVVVLR
- the rpsO gene encoding 30S ribosomal protein S15; the protein is MVLSKDRKTEVIVTYATHQGDTGSPEVQVALLSERISYLTDHFKTHAKDHHSRRGLLKLVGQRRRLLDYLKRKDTDRYADLIKRLGIRK